CTGATTGGCGTAGTTGGAATGTGCGTGATTTATTTCAAAATAAGGAAAATTTGCCTGATGCTTGGGAAATGGGCTTAGAAAATATTTCCCTTGAGGAAGAATTACATATCTATGAGTTATTAAATCCTATTCATCGCCTAATCGATTTTTGGTGTGTTAATGGTGATGCTTCTCTACCTCCGCAAGAATCGGTAATGGCATGGAGTTTCGATGATTGGTTACAAGCGCACGTCACCCTACATCCACAATTAAGGAATGATACCGTAAAAAATGCTTTCATAGAAGCCATTAAAAGCCAACAATCTTGCTATTTGAATCGATTTATCACTTTAACAGCCCAAGGCAATGTTGAGATTGAAAGTAATACGGCAAGTTGTTTATTATCCTTGTGGGAAGGAAAACAAAGTTTTCAAGATTTAGTGAAACGGTGGCAACAAATTAAACCCATTAATTTATTAACCCTAGCGCCCGTCACCCATGAGGAAGTATGCCAAGATATGATTAAAACCCTAACAAAATTAGAAAGTTTCTTATATGTCTTAGTAGAAAAATAAAGTTATTTCCCCTCTCCCACAGGAGAGGGGCTGGGGTAAGAAGAGAATTAATCGAATCCTTTGTCGTGGGATTTCTACCATTAGAAGAACAAAAAAGAATAGTAGAGAAAGTGGATAAAATGATGAAATTATGTGATGAGTTAGAAGAAAAAATCACCGCTCAAACGGATACCCAAACAAGGCTTTTAGATGCTATGGTTTATCGCATTTCCCCACCGTGTAATGAATTACACGGTTAATGGTATCACGTTCAATGAATTGAACTAAGATGTTATTTTTAAGGGTTATATTTTTCTAACTGAGCAATGGTAGTTTGATTTTTTATTTAATCAATGAATAATAAAAGAGTTTAATTTATTAAACGAAATTACGATAGCCGTGAAATTTATTGCGCGGCGATATTAAACGATAGTCATTTCATATTTGCATGGGGTGGAGGGCGCTGGATTATTCCCCTCGCCTGTGGGAGAGGGGTTAGGGGTGAGGGATTATGGTGAAGGGCGCTTTGAAGTAAAGAGCAAAAAAGGCAAATACTCAAGGCATTTTTAGTTTATAGGAAAAAGTAGAGGTATTTTCAGTTAAGATTAACTATTGATAGTTTTAGAAGCAAGTAAAACATGGATTTTTCTAGTCAGATTGCTAGTCAGTTAAATGCCATGACGATTTTACCCGAAGGAATCGTCATCACAACTTTATTATTAGTTTTAATCGTTGATTTAATATTGGGGCGTAAATCAGCTTCCCTTCTTCCTTATCTCGCTATGATTGGTTTGGTTGGGGCGGTGGGCGCTTTAATTTGGAATTGGGATAGCCCTAATCCCCAATCTTTCCTAGGCTCTTTTATCGGTGACAATTTAAGTATTGTTTTTCGTATTATCATAGCGCTCTCCACCGCTATCACCATCGCCATGTCGGTGACTTATATCGAAAATACTGGCACATCCCTGTCTGAATTTATCGCCATCATGCTAACTGCCACCCTAGGAGGAATGTTTCTCTGTGGCGCGTCAGAGTTAGTGATGATTTTTGTATCCTTAGAAATGTTAAGTATTTCATCCTATCTCATGACAGGTTACATGAAGCGCGATCCTCGCTCTAACGAAGCCGCGCTAAAGTATCTCTTAATTGGGGCAGCGAGTTCAGCCATTTTCCTTTATGGGTTATCGTTACTATATGGTTTATCTGGTGGTTTAACCAAAATTACCGAAATTGCCTCAGTCATCACCCCTGGTAAAGGTTTAGAATCTCTCGGTTTAGCCATTGCCTTAGTATTTGTTATCGCTGGAATTGCCTTTAAAATTTCTGCTGTGCCTTTCCATCAATGGACTCCAGACGTTTATGAAGGTTCACCAACTCCCGTGGTTGCTTTCTTGTCTGTGGGTTCAAAAGCCGCTGGTTTTGCCGTTGCCATTCGTTTACTAGCCACTGCTTTCAATCCCATGGATGAGCAATGGCAGTTTATCTTTACCGCTTTGGCAATCCTTAGTATGGTATTAGGTAACGTGGTGGCATTGGCTCAAACTAGCATGAAAAGAATGTTAGCTTATTCCTCCATCGGTCAAGCTGGTTTTGTGATGATTGGCTTAGTTGCTGACAGCCAAGCTGGTTACTCTAGCATGATTTTTTATCTCTTTATCTACCTGTTTATGAACTTGGGCGCATTCACCTGTATTATTTTGTTTGCCCTCAGGACTGGTAGTGATAAAATTAGTGATTATGCTGGGTTATATCAAAAAGACCCCTTACTCACTCTTGGATTAAGCCTCTGTTTGCTCTCTTTGGGCGGTATTCCACCTTTAGCTGGATTTTTTGGTAAAATTTACATTTTTTGGGCAGGATGGCAAGAAGGGCTTTATGGCTTAGTTTTAACGGCTTTAGTTACCAGTGTTATTTCAATCTACTATTACATTCGAGTAGTGAAAATGATGGTAGTCAAAGAACCTCAAGAGATGTCCGAAGTAGTGAAAAAATACCCCGTCGTGCGCTGGAGTGGTGTTGGTATGCGCCCCATGCAAATTTCTTTGGTGTTATTGGTGATTGCTACTTCTATTATTGGCATTTTGTCCAATCCTATCGTTACTATTGCTAATGATTCTGTTAGTAGTAGTAGCTTTTTACAATCAGCTCTCAATCCTGTGGAGTCTGTAATAGATGTTAGTTTAAGATAGTTTGTGTTTTAAATTTTCGTGGGGGTTGAACATTGTTCAACCCTTAAAAAACGTACTAACGAAAATTAATCAAAATATAGTTGGTCTAGTCAAATGTCTATAAATCAAGAATCCCCCGTTATAATCTTTGATTTAACGGGTAAGCGTCAACTAATCTTCTACATAGTGAATATAAAAGAGAGGAAACCAACTACGGTGTAAAATTTCTTGTCCAAAAGTCCTCAAAGTCCAATCCAACAAAATATTATCATGATCATCAGCTAAAGCAATAGCACTAATATCATATTCCAGTGCTACGTTAAGAGTTTCAGGAATAGGATCACCTTTTTTCACCAAATAATCCACATCCATACCCAAAGAATCTAAATCTTGCTTAATTTTTTCTAATTCTTTTTTCGCACGATTAAAATTATCTTCAATTAACAAAGGAGACCTTGAAATGTCTTCAATTACGGTTAATAATAAAATTTTGTGACCCTTACTAATAACTTTATCAGTGGCATACTGCTTAATTTTTTTGATTAAGTAATTAGAAGATTTACCTCCTTTATAAGGAATTAACCAAAAATCATTCAAATGACGACAACGTAAAGCCAACTCCTCTTCCCGAAATATAGAGATTAACTGAGGACGTAAAATCATAATTGGAACATTTAATTTTTTGGTTAACTTAGTGGCAGTAGAACCAAAAATACCTTTCTGTATAGCATTTTTTAAAGCTGTGCCGATAATAACAAAATCACAATTAAATTTTTTTACTGCTTCCAAAATAGTATTACTAGCATCTCCTGAAGCAACCTCAATATTAACAGTCATGCCATCAGGAATAGAAGGCAAACTATTGTTTAAAAAAGCCTTTGCTTCATTAATTTTGTCAGTATCCACACGGGGAATCTCACCCTGAGTCCAAAGAGGTACACTATGAAAAAAGGTAATTTCTTCCAACCCACCAGCGCCCAAATCCTCAACAAATTTGCTTAGTCTTTGCAAACCTTCCGTTAAATCAGTACAAATCAAACAACGCTTAAACATTTATTTACTTAATAACAATTTAATTAATATTCTTTGTTTTAGAGTAGCATTTCGACTCAAGAATCCGAAAAAATCTCTTTTATATCTTTTTATCAACTACATAACTTATCCAAAACTCCCTGAGTCGAAACCACATGATGATCTAAACCTAATTTATCAGGTTCAATACCCAAAGCCAAGCCAATTAACTGCGGTAAATGTAAAATCGGTAAGCCAATTTTTTCTTGTACTACCTTCTCTACTTCAGGCTGTCGAGAATCGAGGTTGAGATGACATAATGGACAAGGGGTAACAATACAATCAGCGCCCTTCCCCTTAGCATCAAGTAAGTTATTTCCTGCCATCATAAAAGATTGCTTTGTCGCATAACTCGCTAGAGGCCAACCACAACACTTTATCCTACCATCGTAATACACAGGAGTAGCCCCCAGCGCCCGAAACACATTTTCCATAGATTCAGGATGAAAAGGATCATCAAAAGGAAGGTTTTTTTGAGCCCGGAGTAAATAACAACCATAAAAAGAAGCGCACTTCAACCCAGCCAAAGATTTTTTGACCTTTGTTTGCAACTTATCTAAACCATAATCCCCCACCAGCGCCCACAATAAATGTTTAACATCTGTGGTGCCTTGATAGGGAGAGCAGTTTTCTTTGGTTAAAAAACCATTAACCTCGTTTAAATAATTAGGGTTGTTAAGTTTTGCCTCTTTCAGTCTTTCATCCACATGACCAATAACCCCTTGACAGGTGCTACAGTGGGTTAAAAGGGGTAAATTAAGGGACTCAGCGAGGGCAATATTACGAGCGTTGACAGTATCCTCTAATAGTTGAGAGTCTTCCTTAAAAGTACCAGAGCCACAACAAGAGGCTTTTTTGAGTTCAATTAATTCTATTTCTAATACTTGACTAATGGCAACAGTAGAAATGTGTAACTCTCGACAAGCGCCTTGGGCTACACAACCGGGAAAATAAGCATAACGAAGCATAATTATTAATTGATAATTGATAATTGATAATGGGTAAAAAGGGCAAAGGGCAAAGGGCAAAGGAAATTATTATTTCATAATTCATAATTGCCCTGTCTTCTTTTCTTCCCATCTCCCCTGCTTCCCTTTCTCCCCTGCTTCCCCTGCTTCCCCATCTCCCTTTCTCCCCCGCTTCCCCTGCTTCCCCATCTCCCTTTCTCTAAATTTTGGGTATAGTAAAACTGACTTGAGAGCCTTTACCAATATGGGATTCAACTTTCATTGTACCGCCATTTTTAGCGACAAACTCCTGACATAATAATAAACCTAATCCTGTTCCCTTTTCCCCTTGTGTGCCGTCTCTACTGATACAATGTTCTATATTAAATAATTTGTTAACCTGTTGTTGGGTCATACCTACTCCCGTATCACTAACTATAACCCTAATTAAATTATGCTCCACCTGTGATGATACTGTCACCTGCCCTTCTTCGGGAGTAAATTTTAGGGCATTATTAATCAAATTTTGCAAGACAGACTGTAACATTTTTGTATCCCCATAAATAGTTTGTGCAGGGATAATTTTATTAATTAAAGAAATGCTTTTAGTTCTTGCTACTCCTGATAGCATTAATAGTATATCGTCAACAACTTCATTGAGATTGAGTCGAGTAGGCTTCCATGGTAAGCTACCAATTTCTAACATTGACCACTGTAAGAGATTTTCTAAAAGACGATAAGTGCTTTTGCCTGTGTTATAAATATCACTACTGAGGTCTTTAATTTGTGTGATGTCTAAATTTTCGGCATT
The nucleotide sequence above comes from Cyanobacterium sp. T60_A2020_053. Encoded proteins:
- a CDS encoding NAD(P)H-quinone oxidoreductase subunit N, coding for MDFSSQIASQLNAMTILPEGIVITTLLLVLIVDLILGRKSASLLPYLAMIGLVGAVGALIWNWDSPNPQSFLGSFIGDNLSIVFRIIIALSTAITIAMSVTYIENTGTSLSEFIAIMLTATLGGMFLCGASELVMIFVSLEMLSISSYLMTGYMKRDPRSNEAALKYLLIGAASSAIFLYGLSLLYGLSGGLTKITEIASVITPGKGLESLGLAIALVFVIAGIAFKISAVPFHQWTPDVYEGSPTPVVAFLSVGSKAAGFAVAIRLLATAFNPMDEQWQFIFTALAILSMVLGNVVALAQTSMKRMLAYSSIGQAGFVMIGLVADSQAGYSSMIFYLFIYLFMNLGAFTCIILFALRTGSDKISDYAGLYQKDPLLTLGLSLCLLSLGGIPPLAGFFGKIYIFWAGWQEGLYGLVLTALVTSVISIYYYIRVVKMMVVKEPQEMSEVVKKYPVVRWSGVGMRPMQISLVLLVIATSIIGILSNPIVTIANDSVSSSSFLQSALNPVESVIDVSLR
- a CDS encoding universal stress protein produces the protein MFKRCLICTDLTEGLQRLSKFVEDLGAGGLEEITFFHSVPLWTQGEIPRVDTDKINEAKAFLNNSLPSIPDGMTVNIEVASGDASNTILEAVKKFNCDFVIIGTALKNAIQKGIFGSTATKLTKKLNVPIMILRPQLISIFREEELALRCRHLNDFWLIPYKGGKSSNYLIKKIKQYATDKVISKGHKILLLTVIEDISRSPLLIEDNFNRAKKELEKIKQDLDSLGMDVDYLVKKGDPIPETLNVALEYDISAIALADDHDNILLDWTLRTFGQEILHRSWFPLFYIHYVED
- a CDS encoding CoB--CoM heterodisulfide reductase iron-sulfur subunit B family protein — translated: MLRYAYFPGCVAQGACRELHISTVAISQVLEIELIELKKASCCGSGTFKEDSQLLEDTVNARNIALAESLNLPLLTHCSTCQGVIGHVDERLKEAKLNNPNYLNEVNGFLTKENCSPYQGTTDVKHLLWALVGDYGLDKLQTKVKKSLAGLKCASFYGCYLLRAQKNLPFDDPFHPESMENVFRALGATPVYYDGRIKCCGWPLASYATKQSFMMAGNNLLDAKGKGADCIVTPCPLCHLNLDSRQPEVEKVVQEKIGLPILHLPQLIGLALGIEPDKLGLDHHVVSTQGVLDKLCS